A part of bacterium genomic DNA contains:
- a CDS encoding STAS/SEC14 domain-containing protein — MKKQGIEILAGKNRVYFGEDKILYADFVGELTVETLNLLYDFFNLNKSKMMVEGKVKILLDITSLGKPSMEARKLTYMLSLNKDIGKFAIIGLNPVARVIAAFFMGNSQKKDVKFFSTKESAIEWLKE, encoded by the coding sequence ATGAAAAAACAGGGAATAGAAATTTTGGCAGGGAAGAATAGAGTATATTTCGGAGAAGATAAAATACTCTATGCAGATTTTGTTGGAGAACTTACGGTAGAAACACTAAACTTGTTATACGACTTTTTTAATCTTAATAAAAGCAAAATGATGGTTGAAGGAAAAGTAAAAATACTTTTAGATATCACGAGTTTGGGAAAACCTTCTATGGAAGCAAGAAAATTGACTTATATGTTGAGCTTAAATAAAGATATTGGGAAGTTTGCCATAATTGGACTTAATCCGGTCGCAAGAGTAATTGCAGCTTTTTTTATGGGAAACTCCCAAAAAAAAGACGTAAAGTTTTTCAGCACGAAAGAAAGCGCGATTGAATGGTTAAAAGAGTAA
- a CDS encoding kelch repeat-containing protein has product MNKCMKFVFALLFCGSVVYGTGRWSLTGSLNTARSGAQSVMLTDSKIMVFGGLSSQACTTYEVLDPATGIWEMACYDSALEGNDHTTAVLLPSGNVLLENNHGKLWLYAPTINTWQNTWLSWQTSASGSLRECWNLLNDGRVLFVDHPGGIPCYLYEWDLDTLRRIADNIDGPNSLYDRSDAAEVRLPNGTAMVVGGQRLDMGIYKSCEIFDPGTETFSYTDSLLTGLTRHVAVLLRTNPQKVLTAGGPTTTSQLYDASTQKWSYSGAQNISPRLIPALALLPNGKALLMGGSGLNSCELYDPLTGMWTNTDPMTVDRWHFSATILPTGKVLACGEYNQGGDVRTEIYDPAENAGWTTKAQLNEPRCAATATLLPRKYAANCSSNVLIVGGEDSAGTALASCELLSYRFDTTVYTGSLNTPRTHHTTNLTADPDGKVFVTGGKGTGGTALSSCEIYSLSGATRETWTNNVSMSTPRFDHASTLLKDGTIFVTGGENTAYTNTCEIFNGSIWITTGAMTTARARHSAVLLLNGNVMVTGGETSAGTPTNTCEMWNPAAGTWTSVGNMTTARCWHSAVLLQNGKVLVIGGKNGSGTALSSCEIYDPTTGQWTAETNLNQARYLHSATMTYAGLVMVSGGNGDLTSCELYDPATHEWKNTGTLTSGRSYFSTILVPGIKPFVYAIGGSSGGNVLGSIERFDFGLGYESPWQSRIYNYSPVTCISSTMDIEGSLFRDITEADGGNHCHVSNQDHPIISLVRIGGGNFQSNGGGDIITMPLSSYWDTSRTTVHPQVSDFMGYYRLWSIVNGIPCLWFEGGIGAEEKSNIKSPPGRDVAMLQILKNPFSKSTVITYFVGEVSQPRYVSLAIYDLSGRCLKTLVKGEKKAGNYSINLNAKDLKTGIYFVKLTAGNYSVTEKMILLK; this is encoded by the coding sequence ATGAATAAATGTATGAAGTTTGTTTTCGCGCTTCTCTTCTGTGGAAGCGTAGTATATGGGACAGGCAGGTGGTCGTTAACCGGAAGTTTGAATACGGCAAGATCCGGCGCTCAGTCTGTAATGCTCACGGACTCCAAAATTATGGTGTTTGGGGGGCTGTCAAGTCAAGCTTGCACGACTTACGAAGTGCTTGACCCCGCTACAGGAATATGGGAAATGGCTTGCTACGATAGTGCTTTAGAAGGAAATGACCACACTACTGCAGTTTTACTACCGAGTGGAAATGTTTTGCTTGAAAATAATCATGGGAAGCTCTGGCTTTATGCCCCTACAATAAATACATGGCAAAATACTTGGTTAAGCTGGCAAACATCTGCTTCTGGGTCACTGCGAGAATGTTGGAATCTATTGAATGATGGCAGAGTGCTCTTTGTTGACCACCCGGGTGGAATACCTTGTTATCTTTACGAATGGGACTTAGATACTTTGCGCAGGATTGCCGATAACATTGATGGTCCAAATTCTTTGTATGACCGCAGTGATGCAGCAGAAGTGAGACTGCCAAATGGCACGGCAATGGTGGTGGGCGGGCAGAGACTTGATATGGGGATTTATAAATCTTGCGAAATTTTTGACCCGGGCACGGAAACATTTAGTTACACGGATTCCCTGTTAACTGGATTGACTCGACACGTGGCCGTTTTATTAAGGACAAATCCTCAAAAAGTATTAACCGCCGGTGGGCCGACAACGACATCCCAGTTGTATGATGCCTCAACCCAAAAATGGTCGTATTCGGGAGCACAAAATATTTCCCCGAGATTAATACCGGCATTGGCTTTACTCCCAAATGGCAAAGCATTGTTAATGGGAGGAAGCGGGTTAAATAGTTGTGAACTTTATGACCCGTTGACCGGGATGTGGACAAATACAGACCCTATGACAGTAGATAGATGGCATTTTTCTGCTACAATTCTACCTACGGGTAAAGTTTTAGCTTGTGGCGAATATAATCAAGGTGGCGACGTAAGAACCGAAATTTATGACCCTGCGGAAAATGCAGGATGGACGACTAAAGCACAATTGAATGAACCTCGCTGCGCGGCTACCGCAACATTACTGCCAAGAAAATATGCTGCTAATTGTTCGTCAAATGTTCTTATCGTTGGCGGAGAAGATAGCGCCGGAACGGCATTGGCTTCCTGCGAATTGCTTAGCTATCGATTTGATACTACCGTATATACGGGTTCATTAAATACCCCAAGAACACACCATACTACAAATTTGACGGCTGATCCGGACGGTAAAGTTTTTGTTACGGGTGGAAAAGGCACGGGTGGAACGGCATTGAGTTCTTGCGAAATCTATAGTTTATCCGGAGCAACCCGGGAAACCTGGACAAATAATGTCTCAATGAGCACTCCAAGATTTGACCATGCTTCTACTTTATTAAAAGATGGAACTATATTTGTAACCGGGGGAGAAAACACCGCTTATACAAACACTTGTGAAATATTTAATGGTAGCATATGGATAACTACAGGAGCAATGACAACTGCAAGAGCAAGACATTCGGCGGTTTTGTTGCTAAACGGAAATGTAATGGTAACCGGTGGAGAAACCTCCGCAGGAACTCCAACCAATACTTGCGAAATGTGGAACCCCGCAGCAGGAACATGGACATCTGTCGGGAATATGACTACTGCCCGCTGCTGGCACAGCGCTGTTTTATTACAGAACGGAAAAGTGCTTGTGATAGGCGGAAAAAATGGAAGCGGAACTGCTCTCTCAAGTTGTGAAATTTATGATCCAACTACAGGACAATGGACAGCGGAAACAAATCTAAATCAGGCGCGTTATTTACACAGCGCTACAATGACTTATGCGGGACTCGTAATGGTTTCCGGTGGAAACGGAGACTTAACATCCTGCGAATTGTATGACCCCGCAACTCACGAATGGAAAAATACCGGCACGCTTACTTCGGGAAGAAGCTATTTTTCAACTATCCTTGTCCCGGGCATTAAGCCTTTTGTTTATGCAATCGGAGGAAGTAGCGGCGGTAACGTTCTTGGCTCTATAGAAAGATTTGATTTTGGATTGGGATACGAATCACCATGGCAATCAAGAATATATAATTACTCTCCTGTAACGTGTATATCTTCTACTATGGATATAGAAGGTTCGCTTTTCAGAGACATAACGGAAGCGGATGGCGGAAATCATTGTCACGTATCAAACCAGGATCATCCGATTATTTCTCTTGTGCGCATTGGCGGCGGGAACTTCCAGAGTAACGGCGGCGGAGACATTATTACTATGCCTTTAAGCTCTTACTGGGATACCTCCCGTACAACTGTGCATCCGCAAGTATCGGATTTTATGGGATATTATAGATTATGGTCAATAGTAAACGGGATTCCTTGTCTTTGGTTTGAAGGAGGTATAGGAGCAGAAGAAAAATCAAATATCAAATCACCGCCAGGGCGGGATGTCGCTATGCTCCAAATCCTAAAGAACCCATTCTCTAAATCAACGGTCATAACTTATTTTGTGGGAGAGGTTTCCCAACCTCGATATGTTTCTCTTGCGATTTACGATTTATCAGGCCGTTGTTTAAAAACACTAGTTAAGGGAGAGAAAAAAGCAGGGAATTATAGTATTAATCTGAATGCAAAAGACCTGAAAACAGGAATATATTTTGTTAAACTAACAGCGGGGAATTATAGTGTAACGGAGAAAATGATTTTGTTAAAATAG
- a CDS encoding response regulator: MRDIDTLQKILVIDDEYNLCTLLRFHLQMEGFKVFTAHNAADGVEAAKTNLPDLILLDVKMPDADGIQVCKILKRTRKTRHIPIFMITGLSQMGVMEDAFKAGASDYISKPFDVTTIVEVVTEKFLKL; the protein is encoded by the coding sequence ATGAGAGACATAGATACGTTACAAAAAATACTCGTAATAGACGATGAATACAACCTATGCACGCTTCTGCGGTTTCATTTGCAGATGGAAGGATTTAAAGTGTTTACTGCTCATAATGCGGCAGACGGTGTAGAAGCGGCAAAAACGAATCTTCCCGACCTTATCCTGCTTGACGTAAAAATGCCTGATGCGGACGGCATACAGGTATGTAAAATCTTAAAAAGAACTCGTAAAACCAGGCATATCCCTATATTTATGATTACGGGACTATCCCAGATGGGCGTTATGGAAGACGCCTTTAAAGCGGGCGCAAGCGATTACATTTCAAAACCTTTTGACGTGACTACAATCGTGGAAGTAGTTACCGAAAAATTCTTAAAACTCTAA
- a CDS encoding ATP-binding protein produces the protein MAKKIITSDTFKKITCNNGVCDSDETIIRINKMIEIVMNVAKGIYSEQVQLSDKNDEIDALGIGVNMMIDDIKKNVERIKKEKINIDKQEKRRTIELEEERNKFYATAESIFDGILVIDSKGNILTVNSASEGLLGIKKEQVIGRHILDCLEDVKILDLATRKLEAGNEYYTEELIITDRITNTEKILNGRISSVFTRAGKRLGTVIVLRDITKEKEAERMKNEFVSNVSHEIRTPLSSIKGFVDTLLMVKVSEAERKKFLNIIKQESNRLNQLISDLLDLSRIESRRVELKFEPVDVLKKLEAVKSEIYGKISRKNLFFEIKVPGSLPPVKADKNALFQILVNLISNAIKFTEKGGKIDVKAELCNKKERVKFSVRDTGYGIEEKYWGKIFEKFYRIETSSHKIPGTGLGLSIVKDLVEKHNGKIWVESKPGEGSTFYFTIPVFTKGEK, from the coding sequence ATGGCTAAAAAAATAATAACGTCAGACACATTTAAGAAAATTACCTGTAACAACGGAGTTTGTGACTCCGACGAAACAATAATTCGTATTAATAAGATGATTGAGATTGTTATGAACGTGGCAAAAGGGATTTACTCTGAACAAGTTCAACTCTCGGATAAAAACGACGAGATTGATGCGCTTGGAATAGGTGTAAATATGATGATTGACGATATTAAAAAAAACGTTGAAAGAATTAAGAAAGAAAAAATTAACATTGATAAACAAGAAAAAAGAAGAACTATAGAACTTGAAGAAGAGCGGAATAAATTTTACGCCACAGCTGAAAGTATATTTGATGGTATACTCGTAATAGATTCCAAGGGCAATATTCTAACAGTGAATTCGGCATCCGAAGGGTTATTGGGTATCAAAAAAGAACAGGTAATAGGACGACATATACTTGATTGTTTAGAGGATGTGAAAATTTTAGACCTGGCAACCCGAAAGTTAGAAGCAGGAAATGAATATTATACGGAAGAACTTATAATTACGGATAGGATAACCAACACAGAAAAAATCTTGAACGGACGAATATCTTCCGTCTTTACCCGGGCAGGAAAAAGATTGGGAACGGTAATAGTCCTGAGAGATATCACAAAAGAAAAAGAAGCTGAAAGAATGAAAAATGAATTTGTATCAAACGTATCCCATGAAATCAGAACCCCCCTGTCTTCTATAAAAGGTTTTGTTGATACCCTTCTTATGGTTAAAGTTTCCGAAGCCGAACGTAAAAAGTTTTTAAACATAATCAAACAGGAATCAAATAGGTTAAACCAGCTTATTAGTGATTTGCTTGACCTTTCCCGCATTGAATCTAGGAGGGTGGAACTTAAATTTGAACCCGTTGACGTTTTAAAAAAATTAGAAGCCGTAAAATCGGAAATTTACGGTAAAATCTCACGGAAAAACCTTTTCTTTGAGATAAAAGTTCCGGGTTCTTTGCCACCGGTAAAAGCCGATAAAAATGCTTTGTTCCAAATTCTTGTCAATCTTATTAGTAATGCAATTAAGTTTACGGAAAAAGGAGGAAAGATTGATGTGAAAGCGGAACTGTGCAATAAAAAAGAGCGTGTCAAATTTTCTGTCCGGGATACGGGTTATGGAATAGAAGAAAAATACTGGGGAAAAATATTCGAAAAATTCTACAGAATCGAAACTTCGTCGCACAAAATTCCGGGGACAGGTCTTGGCTTATCTATTGTTAAAGATTTGGTGGAAAAACATAACGGAAAAATATGGGTAGAAAGTAAACCCGGGGAAGGTAGCACCTTTTACTTTACTATACCGGTTTTTACCAAAGGGGAAAAATGA
- a CDS encoding STAS/SEC14 domain-containing protein: MKKQEMEVRLGKSRIHFGEDKIFCATIVGEYTTEMAKLTYEFFELHKTEMMVDGKVRLFIDLTNARKASAEAKEFMHRLSNDIGKIALVGFNPVAKVIASFFMGNSKKKNINFFNTQEDAIEWLKEE, encoded by the coding sequence ATGAAAAAACAGGAAATGGAAGTGCGGTTAGGAAAAAGCAGAATTCATTTTGGAGAAGATAAAATATTTTGCGCAACTATTGTTGGAGAGTATACTACGGAAATGGCAAAACTAACGTACGAATTTTTCGAACTCCATAAAACCGAAATGATGGTTGACGGAAAGGTAAGACTGTTTATAGACCTTACGAATGCAAGAAAAGCTTCTGCGGAAGCAAAAGAATTTATGCACCGGTTAAGTAACGATATCGGTAAGATTGCTTTGGTAGGATTTAATCCCGTTGCAAAAGTAATCGCATCTTTTTTTATGGGAAATTCCAAAAAGAAAAATATAAATTTTTTCAATACACAAGAAGATGCAATTGAATGGCTGAAAGAAGAATGA
- a CDS encoding response regulator: protein MKEKILIVDDDSHLITLLQFNLEDEGYLVKSAKDGKQALNIMKKDKIDLIITDMMMPGMDGLELCRRVKNEPLWKSCPVIMLTARVQLSDKEKGKEAGVDDYIAKPFQIKELLASVKKNLKLYSNKK, encoded by the coding sequence ATGAAAGAGAAAATATTAATCGTGGATGATGATTCCCATCTGATTACCCTGTTGCAGTTCAATCTGGAAGACGAAGGGTACCTCGTTAAGTCCGCAAAAGATGGCAAACAAGCGTTAAATATAATGAAAAAAGATAAAATCGACTTAATAATTACCGATATGATGATGCCGGGAATGGACGGACTGGAATTATGCAGACGGGTAAAAAACGAGCCTTTGTGGAAATCTTGTCCCGTAATAATGCTCACTGCAAGAGTTCAACTTTCGGATAAGGAAAAAGGGAAAGAGGCAGGGGTTGACGACTACATTGCTAAACCCTTTCAAATAAAGGAATTGCTTGCTTCGGTAAAAAAGAACCTGAAACTATATTCAAATAAGAAATGA
- a CDS encoding STAS/SEC14 domain-containing protein — MKKQEKEILAGQNRLCFGEDKILYATLVGDLSAEIVNTLYKFFEQNKNENMVDGKVRFFVDLTNSGKPSMEARKLTYALSESKDIGKFAIIGMNPVAKVIAAFFMGNSRKKGMKFFNTREEALEWLKK, encoded by the coding sequence ATGAAAAAACAAGAAAAAGAAATATTGGCAGGGCAAAATAGATTATGTTTCGGAGAAGATAAAATCCTTTACGCGACTCTTGTCGGAGACCTTTCTGCGGAAATAGTAAATACGTTGTATAAATTCTTTGAACAAAATAAAAATGAAAATATGGTTGACGGGAAAGTAAGATTTTTTGTAGACCTTACGAATTCAGGGAAACCTTCTATGGAAGCAAGAAAATTGACTTATGCGCTGAGCGAAAGTAAAGACATCGGAAAATTTGCCATAATCGGAATGAATCCCGTTGCAAAAGTAATTGCGGCTTTCTTTATGGGAAATTCAAGAAAGAAAGGTATGAAATTTTTCAACACAAGGGAGGAAGCGCTTGAATGGCTAAAAAAATAA
- a CDS encoding T9SS type A sorting domain-containing protein encodes MIKKCFLWLFVILSFSFQNLNAQDFAISTANQDQLYPDVAFDGTNFWTVWADKRSGTFQIYGARITPNGLLLDTNGILLASLPDTDYTMPSVAFGDSAGCIAFNVDIDTIKPSGNLFKNVGALRFYKNGNIMDSIPKFIYGYKLGNFDYFNHIGVPTVIYGKTHFFLFINSEWQYIFEGGYDGSILALTDSAFTTQFADKAFFGINSMNIGGALTGIWNGEKMLGVWDCGYSSVVGRFFEDSLYYDTTGLDTFKINDMACYGYSDKPRELAFSGSRYLLISEGSNGIWYTILSDSGKPIDSLPTIINNGGSFQSWPTCTYSDGKFIAVWQSTNLYGAIIDTFGTIIDTGYINCSSVSVSKITPSLVTGAGKTLLVWSDHRTGDFNIYGSFMSADSIEIEEPSSPQPNPPSTSLRVNQNPFSKSTTITYSVGGISQSRYLSLAIYDIAGKLVKFFPITQLPNSPITSIAWDGTDNNAKDLKTGIYFVRLTTGNFKETKKLILIK; translated from the coding sequence ATGATTAAAAAATGTTTTCTCTGGCTTTTTGTAATACTTTCTTTTTCCTTTCAAAATCTCAACGCGCAGGACTTTGCGATTTCTACGGCTAATCAAGACCAACTCTATCCTGACGTTGCTTTTGACGGAACTAACTTCTGGACTGTATGGGCGGATAAAAGAAGCGGGACTTTCCAAATATATGGCGCAAGAATAACCCCAAACGGATTGCTGTTGGATACAAACGGGATATTACTTGCAAGCCTGCCGGATACTGATTATACAATGCCTTCCGTGGCTTTCGGAGATAGTGCCGGGTGTATTGCTTTTAATGTTGATATAGATACAATAAAGCCATCAGGCAATTTATTTAAGAATGTTGGCGCGTTGAGATTTTACAAGAATGGAAATATAATGGATAGTATTCCTAAATTTATATATGGCTATAAACTTGGCAACTTCGACTATTTTAATCATATAGGCGTTCCAACCGTTATATATGGAAAAACTCATTTCTTTTTATTTATTAACAGCGAATGGCAGTATATCTTTGAAGGTGGCTATGACGGAAGTATACTTGCGTTAACCGATAGCGCTTTTACTACTCAATTTGCCGATAAAGCTTTTTTTGGAATTAACTCCATGAATATAGGAGGTGCTTTAACCGGTATCTGGAACGGAGAAAAAATGTTGGGAGTGTGGGATTGTGGATATTCTTCTGTAGTAGGACGTTTTTTTGAAGATAGTCTATATTATGACACCACGGGATTAGATACATTTAAGATTAACGATATGGCGTGTTATGGATATTCTGATAAACCAAGAGAATTAGCGTTTTCGGGTAGCCGTTATTTGCTTATTTCAGAAGGGAGTAATGGAATCTGGTATACCATTCTTTCCGATTCGGGAAAACCAATTGACTCTTTACCTACAATAATAAATAATGGGGGCTCTTTTCAGAGTTGGCCTACCTGCACATATTCGGATGGTAAATTCATAGCAGTATGGCAGAGTACTAACTTATACGGAGCTATAATTGATACGTTTGGAACAATAATTGATACGGGGTATATAAATTGTTCTTCCGTCTCTGTCTCTAAAATTACTCCCTCGCTTGTAACGGGAGCCGGTAAAACCCTACTTGTCTGGTCGGATCACAGAACGGGAGACTTCAATATTTACGGCAGTTTTATGTCCGCGGATAGTATAGAAATCGAAGAACCCTCCTCTCCTCAACCCAATCCCCCTTCGACTTCGCTCAGGGTAAACCAAAACCCCTTCTCTAAATCGACAACCATAACTTATTCTGTAGGAGGGATTTCCCAATCCCGATATCTTTCTCTTGCGATTTACGACATCGCCGGCAAATTAGTAAAATTTTTTCCAATAACTCAATTACCTAATTCCCCAATAACCAGTATCGCCTGGGATGGCACCGACAATAACGCAAAAGACCTGAAAACAGGAATCTATTTTGTGAGACTAACTACAGGTAATTTTAAGGAGACAAAGAAACTGATACTGATAAAATAA
- a CDS encoding DUF3160 domain-containing protein, whose protein sequence is MKRFLFLVVFMFSSASAYSQQMIANITDSVKTDFGTYHPYAVNVTPACTTYTVDSGFSNVPGFNYFSFSAGERNLLRNNAFVATPSDYMEMYDIYNNARVNGVPIFVSCDAFLNTYHILYDKLLQTIEVEKLVGDIKNLTDTLYSKIKQEWDSTNTASVKEALRLDIAYLSIAKKLLDSTFTQIPEVAALVDTELALIYAHQGYATSPLFAYSEDYSQYVPRGHYTKSDTLMKYFRTMMWYGRMIFGVNTNTRMAALLIHGIHNVNVGSETGIKVWERVYLPTVFFVGKTDDINIYQYSQIMEEVYGSNFASLPPDTFANDALLNEFISKADSLPDPAIPTAAPKGFAFMSQRFIPDSWMFSQLTFDRIPGARMMPKGLDVMAVLGSDEAYTLLDSVYGETSYSGYASQMTYLKGYFDALPDATWAQNLYWNWLYCLMPFTFEKGTGFPIFMQSKAWTHKELYAALGSWAQLRHDTILYAKQSASLGMPSSSPTVHGYVEPNPWFFARLASLANYMKTGLKSLDLISNDFEARLTGLEKLLLVFKTISEEELTNQSITDKEDNAITGVGAEMAKLVLFEGCFQYYGSHTYTTEFNYGDDQMPVIADVHTADASCLEEGVGYPFNLYVIVPLNGVLTVTWGAGFSYYEFTRPSSNRLTDGEWQSILQTNPPDVPVWAASFIDTTQLGAITSPQHFISSNYWDIQDFEPGVEEPSILDRELRNAELKILKNKIYLSVPNNYYGTSGTSRSGVNRLGGGTNILLTIYDLTGRLQNTVYQGTLTKGNYTFTPNIRKSGIYFVRLTTGNCKETKKLILIK, encoded by the coding sequence ATGAAAAGATTCTTATTTTTAGTTGTTTTTATGTTTTCAAGCGCATCCGCATATTCACAGCAGATGATTGCCAATATAACGGATTCCGTTAAAACGGATTTCGGTACATATCATCCTTATGCGGTAAATGTTACTCCTGCCTGCACCACTTATACCGTAGATTCCGGATTCTCGAACGTGCCTGGCTTCAATTACTTCTCCTTTAGCGCCGGGGAAAGAAATTTACTGCGTAATAACGCATTCGTTGCAACACCTTCTGACTATATGGAAATGTACGATATTTATAATAACGCGCGGGTAAATGGAGTGCCAATATTCGTCTCCTGTGATGCGTTTTTAAATACTTATCATATACTGTACGATAAGTTACTCCAGACTATTGAAGTTGAGAAACTTGTAGGTGATATAAAAAACCTTACCGATACGCTTTATTCTAAAATCAAACAGGAATGGGATTCGACAAACACTGCGTCAGTAAAAGAAGCGCTCCGACTGGATATTGCTTATCTAAGCATCGCAAAAAAACTGCTTGATAGTACGTTTACTCAAATCCCCGAAGTGGCGGCACTTGTAGATACTGAACTTGCTCTTATTTATGCCCACCAGGGATATGCAACTTCGCCTTTATTTGCTTACTCTGAAGATTACAGCCAGTACGTGCCAAGAGGGCATTATACAAAAAGCGATACCCTGATGAAGTATTTTAGAACAATGATGTGGTACGGAAGAATGATTTTTGGCGTGAATACAAATACAAGAATGGCAGCGCTTCTGATTCACGGGATACATAACGTTAATGTAGGAAGCGAGACCGGTATTAAAGTATGGGAAAGAGTGTATTTGCCGACCGTATTCTTTGTCGGTAAAACCGACGACATTAATATCTACCAGTATTCTCAAATTATGGAAGAAGTTTATGGAAGCAATTTTGCCTCACTACCTCCGGATACTTTTGCCAATGATGCATTACTTAACGAATTCATTTCAAAAGCCGATTCACTCCCTGACCCTGCAATTCCAACTGCTGCGCCTAAAGGATTTGCGTTTATGTCACAACGATTTATCCCGGATTCCTGGATGTTCAGCCAATTGACTTTTGATAGAATCCCCGGTGCGAGAATGATGCCAAAGGGATTAGACGTGATGGCGGTTCTGGGGTCGGACGAAGCGTATACACTGCTTGATTCGGTATACGGTGAAACTAGTTATTCGGGATATGCGTCACAGATGACATATCTTAAAGGGTATTTTGATGCCCTGCCGGATGCTACCTGGGCGCAAAATCTTTACTGGAACTGGCTGTATTGTCTTATGCCGTTCACGTTTGAAAAAGGAACGGGTTTCCCGATATTTATGCAAAGTAAAGCATGGACACACAAAGAACTTTATGCCGCCCTCGGAAGCTGGGCGCAATTGCGACACGATACAATATTGTATGCAAAACAAAGCGCTTCTTTGGGAATGCCATCCTCTTCGCCTACGGTTCATGGATACGTAGAGCCAAACCCCTGGTTTTTTGCAAGACTGGCTTCACTTGCAAACTATATGAAAACGGGATTGAAAAGCCTTGACCTGATTTCAAACGATTTTGAAGCAAGACTTACAGGGCTTGAAAAACTACTGCTTGTGTTTAAGACAATATCGGAAGAAGAACTTACAAACCAGTCCATAACCGACAAGGAAGATAACGCAATTACGGGAGTAGGTGCTGAAATGGCGAAACTTGTGTTGTTTGAAGGATGTTTTCAGTATTATGGCAGCCATACTTATACTACGGAGTTTAACTACGGCGACGACCAGATGCCGGTTATTGCTGACGTTCATACTGCCGACGCAAGTTGCCTTGAAGAAGGTGTCGGATACCCGTTTAACCTGTATGTGATAGTTCCTCTGAATGGTGTTTTGACGGTAACATGGGGAGCAGGTTTTTCGTATTATGAATTTACACGGCCAAGCTCCAATAGACTTACCGATGGAGAGTGGCAAAGCATCTTGCAAACTAATCCTCCGGACGTGCCTGTTTGGGCGGCAAGTTTTATTGATACAACACAACTCGGGGCGATTACGAGTCCACAACATTTTATAAGCAGTAATTATTGGGATATCCAGGATTTCGAACCCGGGGTGGAAGAACCCTCGATTTTGGATCGCGAATTGCGAAATGCGGAATTAAAGATATTAAAAAATAAGATTTATTTATCCGTTCCTAATAACTATTATGGAACATCTGGAACATCCCGCTCAGGTGTCAACCGTCTTGGCGGTGGCACTAATATCCTATTAACTATTTACGATTTAACAGGTAGACTTCAAAACACTGTCTATCAAGGCACATTAACTAAAGGCAATTATACTTTCACTCCCAATATACGCAAGAGCGGAATATATTTTGTGAGACTAACTACAGGTAATTGTAAGGAGACAAAGAAACTAATACTGATAAAATAA
- a CDS encoding STAS/SEC14 domain-containing protein gives MNKKRRKILIGNHTFFLGEDNILYITIVGEITNKQVDMTVETVTKLLGMVKKKVNVLVDINKAGKPSVKTRNLVPEFQNNKKVGKTAIFGLTPVAKVIASFAKGTAKNGDMRFCDTKELAIAWLKE, from the coding sequence ATGAACAAAAAAAGAAGAAAAATATTAATAGGGAATCATACTTTCTTTCTCGGCGAAGACAATATATTATATATAACTATTGTCGGAGAAATTACCAATAAACAGGTAGATATGACGGTTGAAACAGTTACTAAACTCCTGGGTATGGTTAAAAAAAAGGTAAATGTACTGGTAGATATAAACAAAGCAGGAAAACCTTCCGTTAAAACAAGGAACCTTGTCCCGGAATTCCAGAATAATAAAAAAGTCGGGAAGACTGCCATTTTTGGACTAACGCCGGTCGCAAAAGTAATAGCTTCTTTTGCTAAAGGGACTGCTAAAAATGGAGATATGAGATTTTGTGATACAAAGGAATTAGCAATTGCTTGGTTAAAAGAGTAA